From one Syntrophales bacterium genomic stretch:
- the folP gene encoding dihydropteroate synthase, giving the protein MRLIRYRSGEEARRELERVGTDSWGIEAMVPKMELCLVMVEDVPCRAANVMKQEMLSLGGDVAVARGSVSCSIEKTTALVMGTRKQVDRFIDKLAFQPFGLDDIAAGMKDVLQKARRETFSLTTPRRTITVGERTLVMGIINMTPDSFSDGGRFASMEEALEEALRMEEEGADIIDVGGESTRPGSDLLKPDEEMGRVIPLLRALRKRLSIPLSIDTTKAAVARAAIDEGAEIINDISALRFDEDMAALAASAGVPVILMHMRGTPKTMQEGDLAYDSLHGEIGTFFRERIEAALSAGIDEENIILDPGIGFGKTAADNCRLIARMDEFRCLGRPLLVGPSRKRFIGETVGGSPAERLEGTAAAVTVSILAGASIVRVHDVAFMKPVAVMADSFRKSGAGP; this is encoded by the coding sequence ATGCGACTGATTCGATACAGGTCCGGGGAAGAAGCCAGGAGGGAACTCGAGCGTGTCGGGACGGATTCCTGGGGCATAGAGGCGATGGTGCCGAAAATGGAGCTCTGCCTCGTAATGGTCGAGGACGTTCCCTGCAGGGCCGCCAACGTCATGAAGCAGGAGATGCTTTCTCTGGGTGGAGATGTGGCGGTGGCACGGGGCTCCGTTTCGTGCAGTATTGAAAAAACCACGGCCCTGGTTATGGGTACCCGCAAGCAGGTGGACCGGTTTATCGACAAACTGGCGTTCCAACCCTTCGGTCTTGACGATATCGCCGCCGGAATGAAGGATGTTCTTCAAAAGGCGCGGCGAGAAACGTTCTCCCTTACAACCCCGCGACGGACTATCACCGTTGGTGAACGGACTCTTGTCATGGGCATTATCAATATGACGCCCGATTCCTTTTCCGACGGGGGACGCTTCGCTTCGATGGAGGAGGCCCTGGAGGAGGCGCTTCGGATGGAAGAGGAGGGAGCCGACATCATCGATGTGGGCGGGGAGTCGACCCGTCCCGGCTCGGATCTCCTGAAACCGGATGAGGAAATGGGGCGGGTGATCCCCCTGCTCCGGGCCTTGCGCAAGAGACTTTCCATCCCTCTTTCCATCGATACGACCAAGGCGGCGGTAGCCCGTGCCGCCATTGACGAAGGGGCCGAGATAATCAACGACATCAGCGCCCTTCGTTTTGATGAAGACATGGCGGCCCTGGCGGCGTCAGCGGGTGTTCCGGTGATTCTCATGCATATGCGGGGGACACCGAAAACCATGCAGGAGGGAGACCTGGCGTATGACTCCCTTCACGGCGAGATAGGGACCTTTTTCAGGGAGCGGATAGAGGCCGCTCTGTCGGCGGGCATCGACGAGGAAAACATTATTCTCGATCCCGGGATCGGTTTCGGCAAAACCGCGGCGGACAACTGTCGCCTCATAGCCCGCATGGATGAGTTCCGATGCCTGGGCAGGCCGCTTCTGGTCGGGCCGTCAAGGAAGAGATTTATCGGGGAGACCGTTGGTGGATCACCGGCGGAACGCCTTGAAGGCACCGCCGCCGCGGTGACGGTGTCCATACTGGCCGGCGCCTCCATCGTCAGGGTTCATGATGTGGCCTTCATGAAACCGGTGGCCGTCATGGCCGACAGTTTCAGAAAATCCGGTGCCGGTCCATGA